Genomic DNA from Acidisoma sp. PAMC 29798:
CTCTCATCACGGGCGCGTGTATCAAGAAGATGGTCGGCCGACCACCCTCGCCAGTTCCGTGCGGCAGGCGTCCGCGTCATCGGGGCAGCCCTGTGCCAGCCACCACTCCCGCACGATGCGCAAAGCCTCACCGATAGCAGGTCCGGGCGGCAGGCCGAGGGACAGGGCATCGGCCCCTTTCAGGGGAAAGATCGGCGCCTCGATCGCGGCGAGATGGTCGCGAAACAGCGGCCCGCCCACGACCGGCTCATGCCGCAGGAAGGATCGGCCCGTGAGCAGGTCCTCCGGGATATCGGCCAAGGCGCGGCGCAGCGTCACCCCATCCGCGTCCGGCGCCGGCAAAGGGCCGTCCAGCAGGGCGAGGAGCCGTTCCCGCTCGGCGTTCGACAGCTTCAGCCGCGCCGCCGTCTCGGCCGCCACGCCGCGACCGGGCAGCAGGGCCGCTAGCCGCAAGACCGGTTCCGCCGGCGCCTTCGCGGCGACAAGCCGATCAATGGTGGCGAGCGTCTCGTCACTCCCCGGCAGCAGGACGGGCAGCACAGCGAGATCGGACATCAGGCCCAGGATCGGCGCGGGGTCCGGCACGGCAAGGATTTTAGACAGTTCCGACCACAGCCTCTCGGCGGACAGACCGATGAGTTTCGGTGCTCCATCGCTCAGGGCGCGCGCCGTTTTCACATCCGGCAGACGCCGGGCATAGCGCGCCTGGAACCGGAAGAAGCGGAGGATGCGCAAATAGTCCTCGGCGATCCGCGCGGCCGCCTCGCCGACAAAGCGCAGCCGGCCTTCCGCCAGATCCGTGCAGCCGCCGAAATAGTCGTGCAGGGTGCCGTCGGCGGCCATGGACATGGCGTTGATCGTGAAGTCGCGCCGTGCGGCGTCCGCCGTCCAGTCATCGGTAAAGGCGACCACGGCATGGCGACCATCGGTTTCGACATCACGACGCAGCGTGGTGACTTCGATCGTCGCGCCGTGCAGGGCGGCGGTGATCGTACCATGGGCGATGCCGGTCGGGATGGCCCGGATGCCGGCGGCGCCGAGGGCCGCCGTCACCTCATTCGGTGTCAGAGGCGTGGCGATATCCACATCCCGCACGGGCAGTCCGGCGAGCAGATCGCGCACCGCACCGCCGACGATGCGGGCTTCGCCCAGGGCCGCCAGAACGTCTTGGACGCCGGGCAGCACGAGCACGGATGAGGGATCGAGACGCTCCATGCCGAAGGCCTAACGAAGAACCCGTCGCTTGGCCATTTCTGCCCCGCCGATTAATCCTTTACTGACGGGTTTGGTCGATAGAGGTGGCCTTTCCCTCGGAGCGCGTCCTGATGAGCATGCCAATTGCGGATACCCTTCGTGCGATGGCGGGCAAGCGCATCCTTGTTGTGGGCGATGTGATGCTTGACCGCTTCGTCTATGGCCGCACCGAGCGGGTGTCGCCCGAAGCGCCGTCGTTGGTCCTGGCGGCGGATCGGCAGGAGCAGATGCTGGGCGGTGCCGCCAATGTCGCGGTCAACGTCG
This window encodes:
- a CDS encoding CCA tRNA nucleotidyltransferase, which codes for MERLDPSSVLVLPGVQDVLAALGEARIVGGAVRDLLAGLPVRDVDIATPLTPNEVTAALGAAGIRAIPTGIAHGTITAALHGATIEVTTLRRDVETDGRHAVVAFTDDWTADAARRDFTINAMSMAADGTLHDYFGGCTDLAEGRLRFVGEAAARIAEDYLRILRFFRFQARYARRLPDVKTARALSDGAPKLIGLSAERLWSELSKILAVPDPAPILGLMSDLAVLPVLLPGSDETLATIDRLVAAKAPAEPVLRLAALLPGRGVAAETAARLKLSNAERERLLALLDGPLPAPDADGVTLRRALADIPEDLLTGRSFLRHEPVVGGPLFRDHLAAIEAPIFPLKGADALSLGLPPGPAIGEALRIVREWWLAQGCPDDADACRTELARVVGRPSS